GGCTTTTGCTATATTCCGATAATTCTTCCGCCATTCGTTATTGTAAAAAGGCGAAGATAAAAAAACTAGGCTACTTTATAGGCCGATAGTGATCTTTTCATTAATTTTCTAGCAACATGTATTCTTGTTTTTACCGTTCCGATGGGGATATTTAAATGTTCCGATATCTCGTGGTATTTAAAACCTTCGAAGTACAATGAAAAAGGGATGTAATATTCTTCGGAAAGACTAGATAAAGCTTCATGGATGTCTTCCATGACAAATTTGCTTTCGCCCTGATTTGAGGAAGCGGATAATAGGAGGTTAGCGTTAGAAATATCCTCGTCTTTCGTAATGAAAGAGTTGGTTTTCACAATACGTCTATAGTTGTTAATAAACGTATTTTTCATGATGGTGTAGAGCCATCCTTTCAAATTGGTTCCTTCTTTGAAATTTTTAAAATAGGTTACAGCTTTCAGGATCGTGTCCTGAACGAGATCGTTGGCATCTTCGTAATCACTGGTAAAATTTCTGGCGTAGAGTTTTAATGAGTCCGATTGCTCAATAACCATGGTGTCAAATTCATTCTTTGTCATAGCTTAATGAATTATAACTGTTCTTTTTACAAAACAGTACGTTTATAAATGCGGTTCATTAAGTATGAGGCAAAAAATGCGCCAAAAATGGCAAAATTAGATTTGTTAATATAATTTTAAGATTATTTTAAGCAAAGCAAACGTGTGTGTAAGCTAACTTTAAGTAAATAAAATTAGCTGAAAGTGATGTTTTGCTAAGGTGAAGCTTGTTTTTCTTTTGCTTTCAGATTTAAAAAGAGTAAAAATACTTTTTTTAAATCTTTACAGTAAATTAACTTCGCGCTCTAGCCTAATGCCGAATTTGTTTGCGACATCACTTATAATTTGTTCCGATAGATTATAAATTTCCTGTCCTGTAGCGTTTTGTCTATTTATTAGTACAAGTGCCTGATTTTTCCATACACCTGCTTGTCCATATTCTTTTCCTTTCCAACCACATTGTTCTATTAACCATCCAGCAGCCAATTTTGTTTCATTATTGGGCATTGGATAATGCGGTATTGTAGGATATTCTTTTTGAAGAGGTTCAAAAGTCGATGCTGTCACTACTGGGTTTTTAAAGAAGCTACCTGCATTTCCCACTGTACTTGGGTCAGGAAGCTTTTCTACGCGGATTTTGGAGACAATGGTTGCAATGTCGGCAATGCTTGGGTTTGTTATGTTTTCTTTGGCGAGTTCGGCTTCTATTGCACCATAAGTTGTATTGATATGGGCTGTTCGGCTAAGCTTGTAAGTTACCTGGGTAATGATAAACCGTCCTTTGTGTGCTGTTTTAAAAATGCTGTCGCGATAGGAGAAATCGCAATCTTCCTTTTTGAATGTTGTAAAGTTGCCGGTATGCGTATCGAAAGCCTGA
The Sphingobacterium multivorum genome window above contains:
- a CDS encoding RNA polymerase sigma factor, encoding MTKNEFDTMVIEQSDSLKLYARNFTSDYEDANDLVQDTILKAVTYFKNFKEGTNLKGWLYTIMKNTFINNYRRIVKTNSFITKDEDISNANLLLSASSNQGESKFVMEDIHEALSSLSEEYYIPFSLYFEGFKYHEISEHLNIPIGTVKTRIHVARKLMKRSLSAYKVA
- the murB gene encoding UDP-N-acetylmuramate dehydrogenase → MKLNIQSNISLKAFNTFGIEEKTNFLIEVNDNETLTEIFKNDIFKENFFVLGAGSNVLFTKAFDGYIIRMTSKGIQSKIDGDDVYVTAQAGEIWNDFVWYCIEHNYAGIENMALIPGTVGASPVQNIGAYGTELMYVFYECQAFDTHTGNFTTFKKEDCDFSYRDSIFKTAHKGRFIITQVTYKLSRTAHINTTYGAIEAELAKENITNPSIADIATIVSKIRVEKLPDPSTVGNAGSFFKNPVVTASTFEPLQKEYPTIPHYPMPNNETKLAAGWLIEQCGWKGKEYGQAGVWKNQALVLINRQNATGQEIYNLSEQIISDVANKFGIRLEREVNLL